A DNA window from Tachysurus fulvidraco isolate hzauxx_2018 chromosome 4, HZAU_PFXX_2.0, whole genome shotgun sequence contains the following coding sequences:
- the LOC113662826 gene encoding zinc finger protein 850-like isoform X3: protein MSPSGSHDTKSRERRIGSKNGKERNHLCSMCGKSFTRKSTLNVHKRIHTGEKPYQCTDCGMRFNDQKSHKIHRHIHTGEKPYQCTECGKSFIQLAAFKGHQRVHTGEKPYQCTECGKSFSQLNTLKVHQRVHTGEKPYWCSVCGRGFSEQRSLKAHQVIHTGEKPYHCTECGKSFTEQRGLKDHLRIHTGEKPYQCTECGMRFTLRGVFKIHQRVHTREKPYKCNECGKSFTHNSAFKTHQRIHTGEKPYQCNECGKSFTHNSAFKIHQRIHTGEKPYQCNECGKSFTQQGAFKIHQRIHTGEKPYQCTVCGMSFAYKSIFRAHQHLHTAEKPYHCTECGMSFIYKSVFKTHQRVHNGEKPYCCKQCGKSFSNPLNYRKHERIHTGEKPYICSICGKSFKRKSTLNVHKRIHTGEKPYQCTDCGMRFNNKNSHELHRRIHTGEKPYQCTECGKSFIQLAAFKGHQRVHTGEKPYQCTECGKSFSQMTRLKVHHRIHTGEKPYWCSECGRGFTEQRSLKAHLHVHTGEKPYHCTVCWMSFTHYGSFKIHQRIHTGEKPYQCNECGKSFTYKGAFKIHQRIHTGEKPYQCNECGKSFTHNSAFKTHQRIHTGEKPYQCTECGKSFTRQGAFKTHQRIHTGEKPYQCTECGKSFSEQKCLKVHQRIHTGEKPYQCTVCGMSFAYSSVFRAHQHIHTGEKPYHCTECGMSFVYKSVFKTHQRIHSGEKPYYCTQCGKSFSELTILNVHQLVHMGEKRYCCKQCGKSFSDWSNYRTHERIHTGEKPYNCSQCGKTFTRNSHLKRHQLTHTKEKTPL, encoded by the exons ATGTCACCGTCTGGTTCTCATGACACTAAAAGCCGTGAAAGACGGATTGGTTCAAAAAATGGCAAGGAGAGAAATCACCTCTGCTCAATGTGTGGGAAAAGTTTCACACGGAAAAGTACTCTCAATGTACACAAACGGATTCACACTGGAGAAAAACCTTATCAATGCACAGACTGCGGGATGCGGTTTAATGATCAGAAAAGTCACAAAATCCATCGccacattcacacaggagaaaaaCCGTATCAGTGcacagagtgtgggaagagttttatacAACTAGCTGCTTTTAAAGGCCACCAGCGGGTTCATACAGGAGAAAAACCGTATCAGTGTacagagtgtgggaagagtttttcACAGCTGAATACTCTCAAAGTCCATCAGCgtgttcacacaggagagaagccataTTGGTGCTCAGTGTGTGGGAGGGGTTTTTCAGAACAGAGAAGTCTCAAAGCCCACCAGGTCATTCatacaggagagaagccgtatcatTGCACAGAATGTGGAAAGAGTTTTACAGAGCAGAGAGGTCTCAAAGACCATttgcgcattcacacaggagagaagccgtatcagtgCACGGAGTGCGGGATGAGATTTACGTTACGTGGTGTTTTTAAAATCCACCAGCGTGTTCACACAAGAGAGAAGCCGTATAAGTGCAacgagtgtgggaagagttttacacacaatagtgcttttaaaacccaccagcgcattcatacaggagagaagccgtatcagtgcaacgagtgtgggaagagttttacacacaatagtgcttttaaaatccaccagcgcattcacacaggagagaagccctATCAGTGCAacgagtgtgggaagagttttacacaaCAAGGAGCTTTTAAAAtccaccagcgcattcatacaggagagAAACCGTATCAGTGCACGGTGTGTGGAATGAGTTTTGCGTATAAAAGTATTTTTAGAGCCCACCAACACCTTCACACAGCAGAGAAGCCATATCATTGCACGGAATGTGGGatgagttttatatataaaagcgTTTTTAAAACCCACCAGCGTGTTCACAATGGAGAGAAACCGTATTGCTGCAAACAGTGTGGGAAAAGTTTTTCAAACCCGTTGAATTACAGAAAACACGAGCgaattcacacaggagagaagccttATA TCTGCTCAATATGTGGGAAAAGTTTCAAACGAAAAAGTACTCTCAATGTACACAAACGGATTCACACTGGAGAAAAACCTTATCAGTGCACAGACTGCGGGATGCGGtttaataataagaatagtCACGAACTCCATCgccgcattcacacaggagaaaaaCCGTATCAGTGcacagagtgtgggaagagttttatacAACTAGCTGCTTTTAAAGGCCACCAGCGGGTTCACACAGGAGAAAAACCGTATCAGTGTacagagtgtgggaagagtttttcACAGATGACTCGTCTCAAAGTCCATCatcgcattcacacaggagagaagccataTTGGTGCTCAGAATGTGGGAGGGGTTTTACAGAGCAGAGAAGTCTCAAAGCCCATTTGCAcgttcacacaggagagaagccgtatcactGCACAGTGTGTTGGATGAGTTTTACACATTATGGTTCTTTTAAAATCCACCAGCgtattcacacaggagagaagccgtatcagtgcaacgagtgtgggaagagttttacataCAAAGGTGCTTTTAAAAtccaccagcgcattcacactggagagaagccgtatcagtgcaacgagtgtgggaagagttttacacacaatagtgcttttaaaacccaccagcgcattcacacaggagagaagccgtatcagtgcacagagtgtgggaagagttttacacgACAGGGAGCTTTTAAAAcccaccagcgcattcacacaggagagaagccgtatcagtgcacagagtgtgggaagagtttttcGGAGCAGAAATGTCTTAAAGtccaccagcgcattcatacaggagagAAACCGTATCAGTGCACGGTGTGTGGGATGAGTTTTGCATATAGCAGTGTTTTTAGAGCCcaccaacacattcacacaggagagaagccataTCATTGCACGGAATGTGGGATGAGTTTTGTATATAAAAGCGTTTTTAAAACCCACCAGCGCATTCACTCCGGAGAGAAGCcgtattactgcacacaatgTGGAAAGAGTTTTTCAGAACTGACTATTCTAAATGTCCACCAGCTTGTTCACATGGGAGAGAAACGGTATTGCTGCAAACAGTGTGGGAAAAGTTTTTCAGATTGGTCGAATTACAGAACACACGAGCgaattcacacaggagagaagccttATAATTGCTCCCAGTGTGGAAAGACTTTTACTCGAAATAGTCATCTTAAAAGACATCAGCTCACtcacacaaaagaaaagacCCCACTGTGA
- the LOC113662826 gene encoding gastrula zinc finger protein XlCGF26.1-like isoform X2, giving the protein MSPSGSHDTKSRERRIGSKNGKERNHLCSMCGKSFTRKSTLNVHKRIHTGEKPYQCTDCGMRFNDQKSHKIHRHIHTGEKPYQCTECGKSFIQLAAFKGHQRVHTGEKPYQCTECGKSFSQLNTLKVHQRVHTGEKPYWCSVCGRGFSEQRSLKAHQVIHTGEKPYHCTECGKSFTEQRGLKDHLRIHTGEKPYQCTECGMRFTLRGVFKIHQRVHTREKPYKCNECGKSFTHNSAFKTHQRIHTGEKPYQCNECGKSFTHNSAFKIHQRIHTGEKPYQCNECGKSFTQQGAFKIHQRIHTGEKPYQCTVCGMSFAYKSIFRAHQHLHTAEKPYHCTECGMSFIYKSVFKTHQRVHNGEKPYCCKQCGKSFSNPLNYRKHERIHTGEKPYNCSQCGKTFTRNSHLKRHQLTHTKEKTPL; this is encoded by the coding sequence ATGTCACCGTCTGGTTCTCATGACACTAAAAGCCGTGAAAGACGGATTGGTTCAAAAAATGGCAAGGAGAGAAATCACCTCTGCTCAATGTGTGGGAAAAGTTTCACACGGAAAAGTACTCTCAATGTACACAAACGGATTCACACTGGAGAAAAACCTTATCAATGCACAGACTGCGGGATGCGGTTTAATGATCAGAAAAGTCACAAAATCCATCGccacattcacacaggagaaaaaCCGTATCAGTGcacagagtgtgggaagagttttatacAACTAGCTGCTTTTAAAGGCCACCAGCGGGTTCATACAGGAGAAAAACCGTATCAGTGTacagagtgtgggaagagtttttcACAGCTGAATACTCTCAAAGTCCATCAGCgtgttcacacaggagagaagccataTTGGTGCTCAGTGTGTGGGAGGGGTTTTTCAGAACAGAGAAGTCTCAAAGCCCACCAGGTCATTCatacaggagagaagccgtatcatTGCACAGAATGTGGAAAGAGTTTTACAGAGCAGAGAGGTCTCAAAGACCATttgcgcattcacacaggagagaagccgtatcagtgCACGGAGTGCGGGATGAGATTTACGTTACGTGGTGTTTTTAAAATCCACCAGCGTGTTCACACAAGAGAGAAGCCGTATAAGTGCAacgagtgtgggaagagttttacacacaatagtgcttttaaaacccaccagcgcattcatacaggagagaagccgtatcagtgcaacgagtgtgggaagagttttacacacaatagtgcttttaaaatccaccagcgcattcacacaggagagaagccctATCAGTGCAacgagtgtgggaagagttttacacaaCAAGGAGCTTTTAAAAtccaccagcgcattcatacaggagagAAACCGTATCAGTGCACGGTGTGTGGAATGAGTTTTGCGTATAAAAGTATTTTTAGAGCCCACCAACACCTTCACACAGCAGAGAAGCCATATCATTGCACGGAATGTGGGatgagttttatatataaaagcgTTTTTAAAACCCACCAGCGTGTTCACAATGGAGAGAAACCGTATTGCTGCAAACAGTGTGGGAAAAGTTTTTCAAACCCGTTGAATTACAGAAAACACGAGCgaattcacacaggagagaagccttATAATTGCTCCCAGTGTGGAAAGACTTTTACTCGAAATAGTCATCTTAAAAGACATCAGCTCACtcacacaaaagaaaagacCCCACTGTGA
- the LOC113662826 gene encoding zinc finger protein 658B-like isoform X1 — protein sequence MSPSGSHDTKRRQRRIGAKNGNERNQLCSICGKSFKRKSTLNVHKRIHTGEKPYQCTDCGMRFNNKNSHELHRRIHTGEKPYQCTECGKSFIQLAAFKGHQRVHTGEKPYQCTECGKSFSQMTRLKVHHRIHTGEKPYWCSECGRGFTEQRSLKAHLHVHTGEKPYHCTVCWMSFTHYGSFKIHQRIHTGEKPYQCNECGKSFTYKGAFKIHQRIHTGEKPYQCNECGKSFTHNSAFKTHQRIHTGEKPYQCTECGKSFTRQGAFKTHQRIHTGEKPYQCTECGKSFSEQKCLKVHQRIHTGEKPYQCTVCGMSFAYSSVFRAHQHIHTGEKPYHCTECGMSFVYKSVFKTHQRIHSGEKPYYCTQCGKSFSELTILNVHQLVHMGEKRYCCKQCGKSFSDWSNYRTHERIHTGEKPYNCSQCGKTFTRNSHLKRHQLTHTKEKTPL from the coding sequence ATGTCACCGTCTGGTTCTCATGACACTAAACGCCGTCAAAGACGGATTGGTGCAAAAAATGGCAATGAGCGAAATCAACTCTGCTCAATATGTGGGAAAAGTTTCAAACGAAAAAGTACTCTCAATGTACACAAACGGATTCACACTGGAGAAAAACCTTATCAGTGCACAGACTGCGGGATGCGGtttaataataagaatagtCACGAACTCCATCgccgcattcacacaggagaaaaaCCGTATCAGTGcacagagtgtgggaagagttttatacAACTAGCTGCTTTTAAAGGCCACCAGCGGGTTCACACAGGAGAAAAACCGTATCAGTGTacagagtgtgggaagagtttttcACAGATGACTCGTCTCAAAGTCCATCatcgcattcacacaggagagaagccataTTGGTGCTCAGAATGTGGGAGGGGTTTTACAGAGCAGAGAAGTCTCAAAGCCCATTTGCAcgttcacacaggagagaagccgtatcactGCACAGTGTGTTGGATGAGTTTTACACATTATGGTTCTTTTAAAATCCACCAGCgtattcacacaggagagaagccgtatcagtgcaacgagtgtgggaagagttttacataCAAAGGTGCTTTTAAAAtccaccagcgcattcacactggagagaagccgtatcagtgcaacgagtgtgggaagagttttacacacaatagtgcttttaaaacccaccagcgcattcacacaggagagaagccgtatcagtgcacagagtgtgggaagagttttacacgACAGGGAGCTTTTAAAAcccaccagcgcattcacacaggagagaagccgtatcagtgcacagagtgtgggaagagtttttcGGAGCAGAAATGTCTTAAAGtccaccagcgcattcatacaggagagAAACCGTATCAGTGCACGGTGTGTGGGATGAGTTTTGCATATAGCAGTGTTTTTAGAGCCcaccaacacattcacacaggagagaagccataTCATTGCACGGAATGTGGGATGAGTTTTGTATATAAAAGCGTTTTTAAAACCCACCAGCGCATTCACTCCGGAGAGAAGCcgtattactgcacacaatgTGGAAAGAGTTTTTCAGAACTGACTATTCTAAATGTCCACCAGCTTGTTCACATGGGAGAGAAACGGTATTGCTGCAAACAGTGTGGGAAAAGTTTTTCAGATTGGTCGAATTACAGAACACACGAGCgaattcacacaggagagaagccttATAATTGCTCCCAGTGTGGAAAGACTTTTACTCGAAATAGTCATCTTAAAAGACATCAGCTCACtcacacaaaagaaaagacCCCACTGTGA